From Parasphaerochaeta coccoides DSM 17374, a single genomic window includes:
- a CDS encoding N-acetylmuramoyl-L-alanine amidase family protein, protein MRTIWSGCFPAIILLFCLFFFTMGTAFSSPFTPVDAIILDAGHGGHDPGAVSVWDDVTYYEKDIVLDIVLRMKAILGQRAPDLNVILTRDSDVFVSLEERAGIAVDSVSSGGASGGTGTIFVSLHVNSARSASAQGYEILIKQADRKVTFLDEKSPLSAIKRWSSYKGSVLNTELNKENKSLASSVRASLATFFPAGRDRGIIERDIYVLNYSRMPSVLVEMGFLSNKDDAWNLRDGEWRQKMAAAIVSGLLAYRFL, encoded by the coding sequence GTGAGAACAATATGGTCAGGTTGCTTTCCCGCCATCATTTTGTTGTTCTGCCTCTTTTTTTTCACAATGGGAACAGCGTTTTCGTCGCCGTTTACTCCCGTCGATGCCATCATTCTCGACGCCGGTCATGGCGGCCATGATCCGGGTGCGGTCTCCGTCTGGGATGATGTCACATATTATGAGAAGGATATTGTCCTTGATATTGTCCTGAGGATGAAAGCCATCCTTGGGCAGAGGGCTCCGGATTTGAATGTGATCCTTACACGGGACAGTGATGTCTTTGTTTCTCTTGAGGAACGGGCAGGAATCGCCGTGGACAGTGTGTCTTCTGGAGGAGCTTCCGGAGGCACGGGAACCATCTTTGTCTCGCTTCATGTCAATTCCGCCCGTTCCGCCAGTGCCCAAGGCTATGAAATATTGATAAAACAAGCAGACAGGAAAGTCACATTCCTCGATGAAAAGTCACCGCTGTCGGCCATCAAACGGTGGAGTTCCTACAAAGGTTCCGTCCTCAACACGGAATTGAACAAAGAGAACAAGAGCCTTGCATCATCCGTCAGGGCAAGCCTTGCTACTTTCTTTCCTGCCGGGAGGGACAGGGGAATCATTGAAAGAGACATCTACGTGCTGAACTACAGCAGGATGCCATCAGTTTTGGTTGAGATGGGCTTCTTGTCCAACAAGGATGATGCGTGGAACCTCCGGGACGGCGAGTGGCGTCAGAAAATGGCTGCGGCCATTGTTTCGGGACTTCTGGCGTATCGTTTCCTTTAG
- the proC gene encoding pyrroline-5-carboxylate reductase codes for MSERKSTLIGIIGTGNMGGAIAGAMASDPSWEVHVHDANPGKVQDLLLRHPNLKATESLPELVNMCKIIILAVKPQSLPSLFSDLRMNAAPGTRWISIAAGVSLDVLTEGLGTNEVIRIMPNLTAGIHESVTAVCMTAGVSKEFAETVVRIANTFGTAFVIPEKDMPAFIGISGSAVGYHLQYIHALAMAGTHQGIPYARSLPIVCDTLHSTVALLKASGKNPMELLASVCSAGGTTIEGMKALAENGFDSAIYQAVSAVAEKSSSMELLAGIAAKKGQD; via the coding sequence ATGAGTGAGAGGAAATCTACGCTTATTGGCATCATTGGCACGGGGAACATGGGAGGAGCAATAGCCGGAGCCATGGCATCCGATCCATCGTGGGAAGTACATGTCCATGACGCCAATCCTGGGAAAGTGCAGGATCTGCTTCTTCGCCATCCGAACCTCAAGGCCACGGAAAGCCTGCCGGAACTGGTGAACATGTGCAAAATCATCATCCTTGCCGTGAAGCCCCAGTCCCTCCCTTCCCTTTTCTCCGACCTGAGAATGAACGCGGCTCCCGGTACTCGCTGGATATCCATTGCCGCTGGAGTATCCCTTGATGTCCTGACAGAAGGACTGGGAACCAATGAAGTGATCCGCATCATGCCCAACCTTACCGCAGGAATCCATGAGTCCGTCACAGCAGTGTGCATGACCGCAGGAGTGAGCAAAGAGTTTGCCGAGACCGTCGTCAGGATTGCCAACACTTTCGGAACCGCCTTCGTCATACCTGAAAAGGACATGCCCGCATTCATCGGCATCAGCGGCTCGGCAGTCGGCTACCACCTCCAGTATATCCATGCGCTTGCCATGGCGGGGACGCACCAGGGAATACCCTACGCCCGGTCGCTCCCCATCGTTTGCGATACACTGCACAGTACGGTTGCCTTGCTCAAGGCTTCCGGCAAGAATCCCATGGAGCTGCTCGCATCAGTCTGCTCTGCGGGCGGAACGACCATAGAAGGCATGAAAGCCCTTGCTGAGAACGGGTTTGATTCAGCCATATACCAAGCAGTTTCCGCTGTGGCGGAAAAATCCAGCTCCATGGAGCTGCTGGCTGGCATTGCCGCCAAAAAAGGACAAGACTGA
- a CDS encoding class II fructose-bisphosphate aldolase has protein sequence MVSYKELGLVNSRDMFAKAVKGGYAIPAYNFNNMEQLQAIIQACVETRSPVILQVSKGARDYANINLLRNMARGATEYAKELGYEIPIVLHLDHGDSFETCKDCIDNGFSSVMIDGSHLPYEENIAVTKKVVEYAHKFDVTVEGELGVLAGIEDDVVAETSHYTKPEEVIDFVSRTGVDSLAISIGTSHGANKFTPEQCTRNADGVLIPPPLRFDILKEIEDKLPGFPIVLHGSSSVPVEFVKMINEHGGKLKDSVGIPEEQLRQAAKSAVCKINIDSDGRLAMTGTIRRVFDEKPGEFDPRKYLGPARDALKKMYMHKNEEVLGSAGKA, from the coding sequence ATGGTTTCATATAAAGAACTTGGTCTTGTCAACTCTCGCGACATGTTTGCGAAAGCCGTGAAGGGCGGTTATGCCATTCCTGCCTACAACTTCAACAACATGGAACAACTACAGGCAATCATCCAGGCGTGCGTTGAAACACGCTCACCCGTCATCCTCCAGGTCTCCAAGGGAGCCCGCGACTACGCGAACATCAACCTTTTGAGGAACATGGCTCGTGGAGCAACGGAATACGCCAAAGAACTTGGCTATGAAATCCCTATCGTCCTCCATTTGGATCATGGTGACAGCTTTGAGACGTGCAAGGATTGCATCGACAACGGCTTTTCTTCCGTGATGATCGACGGCTCCCATCTTCCCTATGAAGAAAATATCGCCGTGACAAAGAAGGTCGTGGAATATGCCCACAAGTTCGACGTCACCGTCGAAGGCGAGCTGGGCGTCTTGGCAGGCATTGAGGATGATGTGGTCGCGGAGACTTCACATTATACGAAACCGGAAGAAGTCATTGACTTTGTAAGCCGCACAGGTGTCGATTCCCTTGCCATCTCCATTGGCACGAGCCACGGCGCAAACAAGTTCACTCCCGAACAGTGTACCCGTAACGCTGATGGCGTCCTGATTCCGCCCCCGCTCCGCTTTGACATCCTGAAGGAAATTGAGGACAAGCTCCCCGGCTTCCCCATAGTCTTGCATGGTTCTTCTTCAGTGCCCGTTGAATTCGTCAAGATGATCAACGAACATGGTGGAAAGCTGAAGGACAGCGTCGGCATACCGGAGGAACAGCTCCGCCAAGCCGCCAAGAGCGCCGTGTGCAAAATCAACATTGACAGCGATGGACGCTTGGCGATGACCGGAACCATCCGTCGTGTCTTTGATGAGAAGCCGGGTGAGTTCGATCCCCGCAAATACTTGGGTCCCGCCCGCGATGCCCTCAAGAAAATGTACATGCACAAGAACGAGGAAGTGCTTGGTTCCGCTGGCAAAGCCTAA
- the proB gene encoding glutamate 5-kinase — MARDFSYVRTVVLKVGTNLLSGSAGIDESYIDNVTAQIAALKKRGLDVLLVTSGAIGMGARELRLKGPVKKIETRQACASIGQPILMSSYRRSFQEHGLICSQVLLTRWDLDARRTYVNLRNSVETLLKLGVVPVFNENDTVSTAEIGSAFGDNDRMSAMVASKIDAELLIIMTDIPGVYTADPRKDKNAVLMPEIEHLDENVMAMAGGAGTTYSTGGMKTKLLAARIASQGGCGSLIVSGYEKDVLLRIMDGEEIGTYIHPDRRLSQRARWILNNSHAGTITVDKGAEKALRAHKSLLPSGMIGVTGVFNEGDVVNVLNVNGTAFAKAVPYFNSTELTRLVGCSSEDISKKLGNGKKEMVFRPDDIVFLDKETG, encoded by the coding sequence ATGGCACGGGATTTCTCATACGTCAGGACGGTGGTCCTCAAGGTCGGAACAAACCTTCTTTCAGGTTCTGCCGGGATAGATGAATCATATATTGACAATGTGACTGCCCAGATTGCGGCGTTGAAAAAACGTGGCTTGGACGTCCTTTTGGTGACATCTGGAGCAATAGGCATGGGAGCTCGTGAGCTACGCCTCAAAGGTCCTGTCAAGAAAATAGAAACTCGTCAGGCATGCGCCTCAATCGGTCAGCCAATCTTGATGAGCAGTTACCGACGTTCCTTCCAGGAACACGGACTGATTTGCTCCCAGGTTCTTCTGACCAGATGGGATTTGGACGCGCGACGGACCTATGTTAATCTTCGCAATTCCGTTGAAACGTTGCTCAAGCTGGGAGTCGTGCCTGTTTTCAATGAAAATGACACGGTCAGCACAGCGGAAATCGGTTCCGCCTTCGGTGACAACGACAGGATGAGTGCCATGGTCGCCAGCAAAATAGACGCTGAATTGCTCATCATCATGACGGATATCCCTGGTGTCTATACCGCTGACCCCCGCAAGGACAAGAACGCTGTCCTGATGCCGGAAATTGAACATTTGGATGAAAATGTGATGGCAATGGCTGGCGGGGCAGGGACGACATACTCCACCGGGGGCATGAAGACAAAGCTGCTTGCCGCCCGGATAGCATCGCAGGGAGGATGTGGCTCCCTTATCGTCAGCGGGTATGAGAAAGATGTACTGCTCCGTATCATGGACGGCGAGGAGATCGGTACATACATCCATCCCGACAGGAGGCTCAGCCAGAGGGCGCGTTGGATACTCAACAATTCCCATGCCGGAACCATCACGGTGGACAAAGGCGCAGAAAAAGCCCTTCGCGCCCATAAGAGTCTCCTTCCCAGCGGCATGATTGGGGTGACGGGCGTGTTCAATGAAGGGGATGTAGTCAATGTGCTGAATGTCAACGGAACGGCTTTTGCCAAAGCTGTCCCGTATTTCAACAGCACGGAGTTGACCCGTCTGGTCGGATGCAGCAGTGAAGATATCTCCAAAAAACTGGGGAACGGCAAGAAGGAGATGGTCTTCCGTCCTGATGACATTGTGTTCCTTGACAAGGAGACAGGCTGA
- a CDS encoding nicotinate phosphoribosyltransferase, translating into MSVSGLNTDFYELTMMQGFFLAKHNPGVVFDMFYRTNPFNGGYAVFTGLNDLLDKLEDFTFSDDDIAYLASLKKFKPEFLEFLASYHFSGSIHAMDEGTMVFPGEPLVRVHTSLIDALLIETFLLNTLNFQTLIATKAARMSLAASGGPIMEFGYRRAQGIDGALSASRASFIGGTSSTSNTLAGMKYGIPVAGTMAHSWVMSFSDELEAFREFARLYPDNAILLIDTYDTLGSGIENALIVGKELKKKNLSFGVRIDSGDLNYLSRAIRKRLDEAGLEDARIIVSNDITEDIIQTLVHDKVPIDSWGIGTHLVTGGTQSSLNGVYKLCSKQDTFGQYIPTLKVSNSYEKTTLPGIKQVWRFSNETEGALADLVTLEDETPENGCDHTFFHPFTEMDFFVMKAKNYTSAVPLLSCKMKDGKKVGVSPSLTEVQDFARKSLDGFHASYKRLINPHIYKVSLSRKLKDLKTELIMRVKKGDA; encoded by the coding sequence ATGAGCGTTTCCGGGCTGAATACTGATTTTTATGAACTGACCATGATGCAGGGTTTCTTTCTGGCAAAACACAATCCTGGCGTGGTATTCGACATGTTCTACCGCACCAATCCGTTCAACGGTGGGTATGCGGTGTTCACCGGTCTCAACGACCTGCTGGACAAACTGGAGGACTTCACATTCAGCGACGATGACATTGCCTATCTTGCGTCCTTGAAGAAATTCAAGCCGGAATTTCTTGAGTTCCTCGCAAGCTACCACTTCTCCGGTTCCATCCATGCCATGGATGAAGGAACCATGGTGTTCCCTGGAGAACCGCTTGTCAGGGTTCATACATCACTGATCGATGCGCTGCTCATTGAAACTTTTCTTCTCAACACGCTCAACTTCCAGACATTGATCGCTACCAAGGCAGCCCGGATGAGCCTTGCCGCCTCCGGAGGGCCAATCATGGAATTCGGCTACCGTCGCGCCCAAGGAATTGACGGCGCTCTTTCCGCTAGCCGAGCGTCCTTCATAGGGGGGACATCAAGCACCAGCAACACCCTTGCCGGCATGAAATACGGAATTCCCGTGGCAGGAACCATGGCTCATAGTTGGGTCATGTCCTTCTCGGATGAGCTGGAAGCCTTCCGTGAGTTCGCCCGCCTCTATCCTGACAACGCCATCCTCCTGATCGACACCTACGACACCTTGGGCTCCGGCATAGAGAACGCTCTCATCGTTGGTAAAGAGCTGAAAAAGAAAAACCTCAGCTTCGGCGTCAGAATTGACAGCGGCGACCTGAACTACCTGTCCCGCGCTATCAGAAAACGACTTGATGAAGCCGGGTTAGAAGACGCACGCATCATTGTATCCAATGATATCACAGAAGACATCATCCAGACCTTGGTTCACGACAAAGTACCTATCGACAGCTGGGGAATCGGCACGCATCTGGTCACCGGCGGTACGCAAAGCTCTCTCAACGGGGTATATAAGTTGTGCAGCAAGCAAGATACTTTCGGACAGTACATCCCCACCCTGAAAGTCAGCAACAGCTATGAGAAGACAACTCTGCCCGGTATCAAGCAAGTCTGGCGTTTTTCCAATGAAACAGAAGGCGCGTTAGCCGACCTTGTGACCTTGGAAGACGAAACGCCCGAAAACGGATGCGATCATACGTTCTTCCATCCGTTTACGGAAATGGATTTTTTCGTTATGAAAGCAAAAAACTATACATCTGCCGTCCCCCTGCTTTCATGTAAGATGAAAGATGGGAAAAAGGTGGGCGTTTCCCCTTCCTTGACCGAAGTACAGGACTTCGCCCGCAAGAGCCTTGACGGTTTCCACGCCAGCTACAAACGTCTGATAAATCCTCATATTTACAAGGTCAGTCTCTCACGCAAGCTGAAAGACTTGAAGACAGAATTGATCATGAGGGTGAAAAAGGGAGATGCGTGA
- a CDS encoding glutamate-5-semialdehyde dehydrogenase, whose amino-acid sequence MESNKENNHLTADIREAGRAARALSSSSAEKRNDLLRRIRDGLFADAHGIFEANRRDMSAAETEGETSSLMKRLVFDRCKLDAVQDGLVAVEALPDPIGTVEERRLLDDGLVLEKVRFPLGVIGMIFEARPDALVQIVSLCIKSGNGIVLKGGREALETNKALVASIRSSCASHPLGSGWMVHLESRGDVDFILGMDKDIDLLIPRGSNSFVQHVMSNTRIPVLGHADGICAIYVDKDADVTMAVRLAVDSKTQYPAACNSIETLLVHQAIAPVFLPEAAAALEGNGVKLKGDEATCRIIAVEKASPQDYDTEFISLTLAVKVVESYEEAVEHIAEHGSGHTDCIVTENEGLARRFMRDVDSSDVFWNCSTRFADGFRFGLGAEVGISTGKIHARGPVGLDGLVNGRWLLKGQGHVVSDYSGASPRKFKHQELPADSPSMAAEN is encoded by the coding sequence ATGGAATCAAACAAGGAAAACAATCATCTGACCGCTGACATTCGTGAGGCGGGACGCGCGGCACGTGCATTGTCTTCCTCTTCGGCCGAAAAACGTAACGATTTGCTACGGCGTATCCGCGATGGACTTTTTGCTGATGCCCACGGCATCTTTGAAGCGAACCGCAGGGACATGTCCGCTGCGGAAACGGAAGGGGAGACCAGCTCCCTGATGAAACGCCTGGTATTCGACAGGTGCAAGCTGGATGCCGTCCAGGATGGGCTGGTAGCTGTTGAAGCATTGCCTGATCCCATCGGTACGGTCGAGGAACGCCGCCTTCTTGACGACGGCCTTGTCTTGGAAAAAGTTCGCTTTCCTCTCGGAGTCATTGGCATGATCTTTGAAGCCCGCCCTGATGCCCTGGTTCAGATTGTTTCCCTGTGCATAAAAAGCGGAAACGGCATTGTCCTCAAAGGAGGCCGTGAAGCGTTGGAAACCAACAAGGCTCTTGTCGCCTCAATCCGTTCTTCCTGCGCGTCGCATCCCCTTGGTTCAGGGTGGATGGTTCATCTTGAAAGCCGTGGGGATGTGGATTTCATCCTGGGCATGGACAAGGACATCGACCTTCTCATTCCCAGAGGCTCAAACTCTTTCGTACAGCATGTCATGAGCAATACCCGCATCCCTGTTCTGGGGCATGCCGATGGTATATGTGCCATATATGTGGATAAGGATGCTGATGTCACTATGGCGGTACGGCTTGCCGTGGATTCCAAGACTCAGTATCCTGCTGCCTGCAATTCCATTGAGACGCTTCTTGTCCATCAGGCGATTGCCCCCGTATTCTTGCCTGAAGCAGCGGCGGCTCTTGAAGGGAATGGCGTGAAACTCAAGGGAGATGAAGCGACCTGTCGGATTATTGCCGTTGAAAAAGCCTCCCCGCAGGATTATGATACCGAATTTATCAGCCTGACCTTGGCGGTGAAGGTAGTCGAATCCTATGAGGAAGCGGTCGAGCATATTGCGGAGCATGGTTCTGGGCATACCGACTGTATCGTCACGGAGAATGAAGGACTGGCACGGCGTTTCATGCGTGATGTCGATTCCTCCGATGTTTTCTGGAATTGCAGCACCCGTTTCGCCGATGGTTTCCGCTTCGGGCTGGGGGCAGAGGTGGGCATCAGTACGGGAAAGATTCATGCCCGCGGTCCCGTCGGGCTTGATGGTCTGGTCAACGGCAGATGGCTGTTGAAAGGACAGGGACACGTGGTTTCTGATTACAGCGGAGCATCCCCACGGAAGTTCAAGCATCAGGAACTACCCGCCGACAGTCCTTCCATGGCAGCGGAAAACTAA
- the serS gene encoding serine--tRNA ligase, whose translation MIDAKDLKTRREEIARNIANRNMKVDIDGIIALQEQRLALMQETENLRSDRNENARKMKQKLSQDERLILIEEGKAIKERIASLETGLETVEARYQEGLRSIPNFAHPDAPVGKEESDSTVMKHVGIPPVFAFKPLDHVQLGEKLDLIDFETATKVSGPKFYYIKNQGVLLQMGLERYALDIVMKHGFTPFITPDVAKDEILQGIGFNPRGAESNIYALEGTGTSLVGTAEITLGGYYSGEILDKANLPLKLAGLSHCFRREAGGAGQYSKGLYRVHQFSKLEMFIFCLPEESDVFHARLLAIEEDIFSGLGLAYRVLDTCTGDLGAPAYRKFDIEAWMPGRGENGEYGEVTSTSNCTDYQARNLGIRYRDDDGKLQFVHMLNGTAVAISRALVAILENYQNEDGSVTIPEKLIPYVGFSVIPAIPAR comes from the coding sequence ATGATCGATGCAAAAGATTTGAAGACCCGGCGTGAGGAAATTGCACGGAACATCGCCAACAGGAACATGAAGGTCGATATCGACGGAATCATCGCCCTCCAGGAACAACGTCTGGCCCTGATGCAGGAAACTGAGAACCTGCGTTCCGACAGAAATGAAAACGCCAGGAAGATGAAGCAGAAACTGTCCCAGGATGAACGGCTCATCCTCATTGAGGAAGGAAAAGCCATCAAGGAACGTATCGCTTCACTGGAAACCGGACTGGAAACCGTGGAAGCACGCTATCAGGAGGGGTTGCGTTCAATCCCTAACTTTGCCCATCCCGATGCCCCGGTGGGGAAAGAAGAATCCGACAGCACGGTGATGAAGCATGTGGGCATTCCTCCCGTCTTTGCATTCAAGCCCCTCGACCATGTACAGCTGGGTGAGAAGCTTGACCTGATAGATTTTGAGACCGCGACCAAGGTGTCCGGCCCTAAGTTCTACTACATCAAGAACCAAGGCGTGTTGCTCCAGATGGGACTGGAACGCTATGCCTTGGACATTGTGATGAAGCATGGCTTCACACCTTTCATTACTCCCGACGTAGCAAAGGATGAAATACTCCAGGGCATCGGCTTTAATCCTCGCGGCGCGGAGAGCAACATCTATGCGCTTGAAGGAACAGGAACCAGCCTTGTCGGTACTGCCGAGATTACCCTTGGCGGATATTACAGCGGCGAAATACTGGACAAAGCCAACCTGCCTCTCAAGCTGGCGGGGCTTTCCCACTGCTTCCGCCGTGAAGCCGGAGGAGCGGGTCAGTACTCCAAGGGGCTTTACCGTGTGCATCAGTTTTCCAAACTTGAAATGTTCATCTTCTGCCTCCCAGAGGAATCGGACGTGTTCCATGCCCGCTTGCTTGCCATTGAGGAAGATATTTTCAGCGGCCTCGGCCTTGCCTATCGGGTGCTGGACACCTGTACTGGCGACTTGGGAGCTCCGGCCTACAGGAAATTCGATATCGAGGCATGGATGCCGGGACGTGGTGAGAACGGTGAATATGGTGAAGTCACCAGCACCAGTAACTGCACAGACTATCAGGCTCGCAACCTGGGCATCCGCTACCGTGATGATGACGGCAAGCTACAGTTCGTCCACATGCTGAACGGTACTGCTGTGGCAATCTCCCGTGCCTTGGTCGCCATCCTTGAGAACTACCAGAATGAAGACGGGTCGGTCACCATCCCTGAAAAACTGATTCCTTATGTGGGATTTTCCGTGATACCGGCAATACCGGCGCGTTGA
- a CDS encoding tRNA (cytidine(34)-2'-O)-methyltransferase — MRLHIVLVEPEIPQNTGNIARTCAATGAVLHLVKPYGFSLDEKHLKRAGLDYWHLVEIHEYASLQDFLIATEGRSLYYFSTKAPRSYCDVRFGEESWLVFGKETKGLPEDLLAGHYASCLRIPMCGEARSLNLSNSVAIATYEVLRQYSFPCLSSHGRMGNVMDTTQEENHE; from the coding sequence ATGCGGCTTCATATTGTCTTGGTTGAACCGGAAATCCCCCAGAATACGGGAAATATCGCACGGACGTGCGCCGCAACGGGAGCTGTTCTCCATTTGGTGAAGCCCTATGGCTTCTCATTGGATGAAAAGCATCTGAAACGTGCCGGACTGGACTACTGGCACCTTGTGGAAATTCATGAATATGCATCTTTGCAAGATTTCCTCATTGCCACCGAAGGACGCTCCCTGTACTATTTCAGTACAAAGGCTCCACGCTCCTATTGCGACGTCCGCTTCGGAGAAGAGTCATGGCTTGTCTTCGGCAAGGAAACAAAGGGCTTGCCCGAAGATCTTCTTGCCGGGCACTACGCTTCATGCCTGAGGATTCCTATGTGCGGGGAGGCGCGTTCCCTCAACCTTTCCAACAGCGTCGCCATAGCAACGTATGAAGTTCTGAGGCAATATTCCTTCCCCTGCCTGTCCAGCCACGGACGCATGGGAAACGTGATGGATACGACACAGGAGGAAAACCATGAGTGA
- a CDS encoding TatD family hydrolase has translation MKDCIAPTTTGIPRGLTDSHFHILSMKQKGIDILSLLSAMQDTGFAGGMDIGTEYDDFSLRHEKASPFPWLRLSVGAGPWAVDSTIDIDYQMATLEDIIREHRNKIHALGEIGLDYHWNYGTPEKQKALFVRQLAMATRWNLPVVIHDRDAHDDIMSCLQEQCPAHGGIMHCFSGDVDMAMRALDMGFHISFACNISYKNNGFLREVARIVPMDRLLVETDSPYLAPLSERGKINTPLSVHHACRIVADVKDIPLEDVIAATAKNFTSLIG, from the coding sequence ATGAAAGATTGCATCGCGCCGACGACTACTGGCATCCCACGCGGCCTTACCGATTCTCACTTCCATATCCTGTCCATGAAACAGAAGGGAATAGACATACTCTCATTGTTGTCCGCCATGCAGGACACTGGATTTGCCGGAGGAATGGACATTGGCACGGAATATGATGATTTCTCTTTGCGCCATGAGAAGGCTTCCCCGTTCCCCTGGCTCAGGTTGAGCGTAGGAGCCGGACCATGGGCAGTGGACAGTACGATAGACATAGACTACCAGATGGCAACGCTGGAAGATATCATCAGGGAACACAGGAACAAAATCCATGCCCTGGGAGAGATTGGACTGGACTACCATTGGAACTACGGGACCCCGGAAAAACAGAAGGCTCTCTTTGTCCGTCAGCTTGCCATGGCCACCCGGTGGAATTTGCCGGTCGTCATTCACGACAGGGATGCCCATGACGACATCATGTCCTGCCTGCAAGAGCAGTGCCCTGCCCACGGCGGAATCATGCACTGTTTCAGCGGAGACGTTGACATGGCCATGCGTGCCTTGGACATGGGTTTCCATATTTCCTTTGCCTGCAATATATCATATAAGAATAACGGCTTCCTGCGTGAAGTCGCCCGCATCGTCCCAATGGACAGACTTCTGGTGGAAACGGACAGCCCGTACTTGGCTCCCCTCTCTGAGAGGGGAAAAATCAACACACCTCTGTCAGTCCATCATGCATGCAGGATTGTGGCCGACGTAAAAGACATTCCCCTTGAGGATGTAATTGCCGCGACAGCGAAAAATTTTACCAGCCTGATTGGATAA
- a CDS encoding NCS2 family permease: MEKFFKLSENKTTVKTEVVAGITTFLTMAYILSVNPSILSATGMDTGSLFTATALASAVATLAMALIANLPFALAPGMGMNAFFAFTVVIGMGYSWQFALTAILVEGLIFMVLTLFNVREAIVNAIPANLKKAISAGIGLFIAFIGLQNSGIIANNDATLVSLGGITSGAPLVALIGIVVTGLLYAYKVPGALLLGMLGTTLIGIPFGVTKWAGGSFLPPDLSSTFFKFDFSQIFTIDFLIVTATFFFVDVFDTVGTFVGCATQANMLEKDGQIKNAKRGFFADAIGTLCGAIFGTSAVTTYVESSAGISQGGRTGLTSVVTAGLFVLSLFLAPIFLSVPSAATAPALVIVGLLMMAPIKEIEFEDFTEGIPAFLCIIMMPFAYSIADGIMFGIVSWLLLKVFSGRHKEVPIFTVVVGILFLLKIFFV; encoded by the coding sequence ATGGAAAAGTTCTTCAAGCTTTCCGAGAACAAGACGACCGTGAAGACGGAAGTCGTTGCCGGAATCACGACGTTCCTCACCATGGCGTACATCCTTTCCGTCAACCCTAGCATCCTCAGTGCTACGGGAATGGACACGGGATCTCTTTTCACCGCCACGGCGCTGGCATCAGCCGTCGCCACTCTTGCAATGGCGTTAATCGCCAACCTGCCTTTTGCGCTCGCTCCCGGCATGGGAATGAATGCATTCTTCGCATTCACCGTCGTCATAGGAATGGGCTACAGCTGGCAGTTTGCCTTGACCGCCATTCTTGTGGAAGGACTCATTTTCATGGTCCTGACCCTCTTTAATGTCCGTGAGGCGATTGTCAATGCAATTCCTGCAAACCTGAAAAAGGCCATTTCCGCCGGCATCGGTCTGTTCATCGCTTTCATAGGCCTACAAAATTCCGGCATCATCGCCAATAATGACGCAACGCTCGTCAGTCTGGGTGGAATCACTTCCGGCGCGCCATTGGTAGCTCTGATTGGCATTGTCGTGACAGGACTCCTCTATGCTTACAAGGTTCCCGGCGCGTTGTTGCTCGGTATGCTCGGCACCACGCTGATTGGGATTCCTTTTGGGGTGACGAAATGGGCAGGCGGTTCTTTCCTTCCTCCCGATCTCAGTTCGACCTTCTTCAAGTTTGATTTTTCTCAGATTTTCACCATCGACTTCCTGATTGTCACCGCGACGTTCTTCTTCGTCGACGTCTTCGATACCGTCGGGACTTTCGTAGGGTGCGCTACACAGGCGAACATGTTGGAAAAGGATGGGCAAATCAAAAATGCAAAGAGAGGCTTCTTTGCCGATGCAATCGGTACTCTCTGCGGTGCTATTTTCGGTACTTCCGCCGTCACGACCTATGTTGAGAGTTCCGCTGGCATCTCTCAGGGCGGACGCACCGGGCTGACATCCGTAGTCACCGCAGGTTTGTTCGTGCTCTCCCTGTTCCTGGCTCCGATTTTCCTTTCCGTACCCAGTGCCGCTACCGCACCAGCTCTTGTCATTGTCGGTCTATTGATGATGGCTCCCATCAAGGAAATCGAGTTCGAGGATTTCACCGAGGGCATCCCTGCCTTCCTGTGCATCATCATGATGCCTTTCGCTTACTCCATAGCTGACGGCATCATGTTCGGCATTGTCAGCTGGTTGCTCCTCAAGGTATTCAGCGGAAGACACAAGGAAGTTCCCATCTTCACCGTAGTGGTCGGCATCCTTTTCCTGCTGAAGATATTCTTTGTTTAA